From Malaciobacter mytili LMG 24559:
ATAGTTTTAATTATATTCACTCTACGGGTAATAAAAGTATTGATGAGATGTTTGTAAAGTGGAATAAATTAATTTGTGATACAGATAAACAAATAAAAGATGATATTAAAGTTATTGGAGAGATTGTTTTAACTACAGATAAAGTAGAACAAGGTATTTTTAGATGTAGAGTAAAAGCAGATACTAAAAATCCTATGGTTTTTACTTTAAAAGATACAGTAAATAAAATGCTTGATACTTTAGAAACTCATATGAAAAATCTAGAATCAACACTACAAAGCTACGCAAATAATGATTTTACAAAACAAATAGAAATATCACCAACACTAAAAGCAAGAATGTTGTCAGTAATGCAAGGAGTAAATGCTTTAGGAAAAGCATTAGCAACAGGAGCAAAAAATAACCTAGAAAATGGACAAATGCTAGAAAGAAACTCAAATACAATGAAAGCATCAATGAATAATCTAGCAGCAAAAGCAAATGAACAAGCAGCGTCACTAGAAGAAACAGCAGCAGCAGTAGAAGAGATAACATCAATAACAAGAAATAATGCAGAAAATGCAAATAAAATGGCACAACTAAGTACAACAGTAAGAGGCTCAGTAACAAATGGACAAGAATTAGCAAGTAAAACAGCCCTATCAATGGATGAAATAAATCAACAAGTAACTTCAATAAATGAAGCAATAACAGTAATAGATCAAATAGCCTTTCAAACAAATATCTTAAGTTTAAATGCAGCAGTAGAAGCAGCAACAGCAGGAGAAGCAGGGAAAGGATTTGCAGTAGTAGCACAAGAAGTAAGAAACTTAGCAAATAGAAGTGCTCAAGCAGCAAAAGAGATAAAAGATTTAGTAGAGAATGCAACAAATAAAGCAAATGAAGGGAAAGTAATATCTGATAATATGATAAAAGGATATGAAGAGCTAAATGTGCATATAAATGAGACAATACATATAATAGAGAATGTAAGTGCAGCATCAAAAGAACAGATGACAGGAATAGAACAAATAAATGATACAATCACAATGTTAGATAGAGTAACACAAGAGAATGCAAATGAAGCAACACAAATATCAAATATAGCCTCAGATGTATCATATATGGCAAAAGAGTTAGTAGATGATGCAAAAAGTAAGAAGTTTTAAAGGAGGTGAGATATGGCAGCAGGACAAGAGACAGTATTAGATGAATATGCATTTTTAGTAAGTGAGACAGATTCAAAAGGGATAATATCATTTGCAAATGATGATTTTTGTAAAATAGCGGAATATAATTTAGAAGAATTAATGGGGCAGCCACATAATATGGTAAGACACCCAGATATGCCAAAGAAAGCCTTTAAAAGTTTATGGGATAGTGTACAAAAAGGTGAGATATGGACAGGATATGTAAAGAATGCGACAAAATCAGGGGGATATTACTGGGTATTTGCAACAGTATATCCATTTGAGAGTTGTGATGGTTCAAAAGGGTATTTATCATGCAGAAGAAGAGCTTCTGAAGATGAAATTAAAGCCTCTGAAGAACTTTATAGAAAATGGAAATTAGAAGAATAACTTTTATAAGGAGATAACATGGAAAATAATTCAACAACAAATGTAGAAGAAAAAGAGATTATAGATTATGCTAATACTAGCGAATATATGACATTTGAATTAGGTGCAATGAAATATGCAATAGAGTTACCTAAAATTAGAGAGATTTTAACTTATCCTGATATTATCACACCCTTACCAAATACGGAAGATTGGGTAAAAGGACTTATAAACTTAAGAGGGGAAGTTGTTCCAATTTTGGATATTAGAATTAAATTTAATACGGGAAAACCTGTTTATAATTCAAATACAGCAGTAATTGCAGTAATTACTAAAGATAAAAGAATGATAGGAATAGTTGTAGATAAAGTAGATGATGTTCAAAGACTAGATACTTCTGCTCTTGCTCCTGTTTCAGATATGGGTTCTGCAATTCCTTCTAAGTATTTAAAAGGTTTTGTAAGATTACAAAATAATCAAATGCTTGTTATTATGGATATTGAAGCAGTTGTACATAAAGATGAACTAAAAGATTAAAAATGCAAGAAAAAATAGTTGAGTTAAGGAAATTAAAACTTCTTTTTGTTGAGGATGAAGATGATTTAATAAATATAATTACAGATACTTTAACAAAACTTCAAGCAAATTTTTTAACAGCACAAAATGGTCAAGATGCTTTAAAAATAGTTGAAGAGAATCCTGATATTGATGCTGTAATAACAGATATAAATATGCCAATTATGAATGGCTTAGAGATGATTAAAATCTTAAAAGAAAAAAATCCTTCAATCCCAGTTGTGATTATGTCTGCACATACTGAAATAGAATATATTGATAAAGCAAAAGAGTTTGGAGTAGAAAATTATCTACTTAAACCTTTTGATTTTATTAAATTTATTGAGTTGATTACAACAATGGAAATAAAAAAACATGGCATTTGATAAAGAAGTTTTAAAAAGATTAAGAGCATTATATGTGGAAGATGATGATAATATAAGAAATGAATTATCTTCCTTATTATCTAATTTCTTTGGAAAAATCTATGTGGCTAAAGATGGGAAAGAAGGTCTTGAAACCTATTTAGAAAACAAAGAAAATATTGATGTAATAATTTCAGATATAAATATGCCTTATCTAACTGGTATAGAAATGATAAAAAAAATTAGAGAAACCAATAAAGATATTTCTGTGATTTTTACCACTGCATATTCTGATACTGCCTACTTAGCTGATGCAATTAAATTAAAAGTATATGAGTATATTGTAAAACCTATTGATATTAGAAATTTACTAGTAGTGCTTAATGAATTAGCAACAATTCTTTATCAAAATGATTTAATTGCAAAACAAAATATTGAGTTAGAAAAATATAAAGATGTTATTGATGCAAATAATATTGTTATTAAAACTAATGAAAATATGCAAATAACTTATGTAAATGAACTTTTTTGTAAAACTACAGGTTTTTCTAAAGAAGAGCTTTTAGGTAAAGAGTTAAATTTTTTAAAGCACCCTGATACTGATCCTCAAATCTATAAAGATATTTACTCTAGTATTTTAAATAGTAATAAAGAGTGGAAAGGTAGAATTAAAAATATTACTAAAGAAAATGGTTATTATGTAAGTGATACTTATGTAATTACTACTACAAATGATAATGGCACAATTACAGGCTCTTTTTGTGTTCAAAATGATATTACTGAAGAGTTAAATAAAAAAAGAGAAGTTCAATTGGCTCTTATGAAAGATAAGGGTGATATTTTTATTAAAAGTAAAGCAGGTTCTGCTGAACAAACTGTAATTATAAATAATTTAAAAGCAGATATAAATGAACTAGAAAGAGAACTAGTTAATCTAAGAGTTGAAAGAGATAATTATTTATATAAAGTTGAAAAATTAAGTAAAGATAATAAAAAATTAAGATCTGATTTAAGTTATTATATAAGTAGTTCTGAGAAAAATAAAAGTGTAAGTAATTTAACACTTAAAACAAATAAAGAAAATGCTGATCTAAAAATAAAAGTTAAAAAATTAAATGCTAAACTTGAAGATACAATTGAATATTATGAAAAAAAATGTAAACAAATTGAAGTTAATTCACAAATAGAAATTGATGAATTAGAACAAGAATTACATGATATAAAAAGTAAACTTGGTAAGATTGAAAATGCAGAAGTTTTAACTCAAAAAATTGAATACTGGAAAGAAAAAGCTAAAAGTGAAGCTAAAAAGATTGAAAAACTTGAAAGAGAAATTATGAGGTCTTCTGATAAAGGTTTAATAGATAAGCTTTTTGGAATGGCAAAATAAAGTAGAAATTTCTACTTTATTTCAATAGAGATTATTTTTTGTTCAACTAAAGGTCTATTTCCTTGATATTGTCCATTTGTTGGAGTATTTTCTATTTTTCTAAGAACATCCATTCCTTTAGTTACATATCCAAATATTGTATGCTTTCCATTTAGCCAATATGCTGGAACTGTAGTAATGAAAAATTGACTTCCATTTGTATTAGCTCCTGCATTTGCCATTGCTAAAATCCCTGGTTTGTCAAATACTGCATTTGGTGCGAACTCATCTTCAAAAGGTTTTTGCCAAATTGACTCTCCACCTCTTCCTGTACCAGTTGGGTCTCCACCTTGAATCATAAAGTTTTTAATTACCCTATGAAAAATTTGACCATTATAATAACCATTTTTTGCATGTGTTGAAAAATTTTCAACTGCTTTTGGTGCCAAATCAGCCCTTAATTCAATTTCAATATCTCCCTTTGAAGTTTTAATTATTGCTGTTTGGGCATAAACTTGCATAGATAAAAATAGAGTTATTGTAAGAAAAAAAAGTTTTTTCATTATATCCCTTTGAATAAATTTTTTTTAGTATATTATTTATGGTTTTAATCTATTATTAAAAAGGATATTTTAGAATAATTTAATAATTGTTTGTTAAAATTCAAACAAGAATAAGCTATAAGGAAAAATTATGCAAATGCCATCAATGCCACAACCAACATTTTATATTTTTAAATGTGAACAAAGTGCACCTCCTGGGATGCCAAAACCTTCATGTGTTAATCAACAAACACAAGAATTATTTAACCACCTTGCACAAACACTTATGCAAAAGGGAGTTTTTGGACCAGTTCAGGCTATTAGAACTTCATGTTTAGGTAGATGCCAAATGGGTCCTGTTATGCTAGTTGAGCCTGGTCACTATATGTATAGCCATTTATCTAAGGAAAAAATAGATAAAATAGTAGAACAACATATATTAGGTGGAGAACCAGTAATTGAATATCTAATCCCAGAACAATTTTGGGGTGAACCAGTTAGTTTAGGAAAATAAAGGGTTATAAATGACATTTGATATGTTATATAGTAAGATACATAGAGCAACAGTAACAGATGCAAATTTAAATTATGTAGGTTCAATTACTATTGATGAAGAGTTAATGAATGCTGCAAAACTTAGAGTTGGACAAAAAGTAGAAATTGTAAATGTTAATAATGGTGAAAGATTTGCAACTTATGTAATAAAAGGAAAAGCAGGTAGCAAAGATATGTGTTTAAATGGTGCTGCAGCTAGAAAAGTTGAAATTGGTGATAAGATTATTGTAATTTCTTATGCTTCTTATTCAGAAGAAGAGTTAAAATCATATAAACCAACAGTAGTAATTGTTGATGAAAAAAACAATATAGACACAATAACAAATGAACTTGTAGGAAGTAAAGATGTTTGATGGAATGGATTTTAGTAAATTAAATCTAAATGATATGATGAACCAAGTTCAAGATATGGCAAGTAAAGCTAAAGAGGAAAATGCTTCTAAAATCTTTACAGCAAAAGCTGGTGGAGGTATGGTAGAAATCTCTATAAATGGAAATAGTGAAGTTATTGATTTACAAATAGATGATTCTTTACTTGAAGATAAAGATTCATTACAAATATTACTTATTTCGTGTATGAATGATGTAATAAAACAATCTGATGAAAATAAAAAAATGATGGCCATGAGCATGTTAGGCGGAATGGGTTCATTTGGACAAAAATAAAAAATGAAAGAATTATTAGTTAAATTTGAAGATTATTTATTAAATAATCTTCCCTCTTCAAATACCTTTCATCCTCACTTTGAAAATGCCTTAGCTGATATGTTAAAAGCAGGTGGTAAAAGATTTAGACCTATGCTTTTATTATCTATTGTTAAAGCATATAAAAGTTTATTGCTAAGTAACTCTATGCCAGTTGCTTTAGGTTTAGAGTATTTACATACTTATTCACTTGTGCATGATGATTTGCCAGCAATGGATAATGCAGATTTAAGAAGAGGTTTTCAAACTTTACATAAAAAATATGATGAAGTAACAGCAATTTTAGTTGGTGATGCTTTAAATACACATAGCTTTAATCTTATTGCAAATGCTTCATTAAGCAATGATATTAAAGTTGATTTAATTAAAACATTATCAAGTGATGGTGGAATTGATGGTATGATTATTGGGCAAGCAATAGATTGCCATTATGAAAATCATAAATTAGAACTAAATCAATTGGAGTTTTTACATCTTCATAAAACAGCAAAATTAATAGCTGCTTCTCTTAAAATGGGAGCAATTATTTGTGAACTTGATTTAGCATTACAAGAGAGATTGTATAAATTTGGATTGGATATAGGTTTACTATTTCAAATACAAGATGATATTATTGATGAGACGCAAACTGAAGAAGAAGCTGGAAAAACAACACAAAATGATATTGCTAAAAACTCTTTTGTAAACCTTTTAGGTTTGGAAGGTGCAATAAGTGCAGCTAATAAACTTGCATTTAAGTGTGAAGAGGAATTAAACTCTTTTGATACTAACTTACAAGATGCTTTAAAAGAGCTACTTTCAAAATATCTACATAGACATAAAAAATAGTGAAAAACTTTTAGTCAAATATGCTCAAACTACTTGACAAAAAAAGAAAAATTTTATAAAATTTAGCACTCAAAAAAATAGAGTGCTAATTTAATTTAAAAACTTGATAGGAGATACTATAATGAATTTTAAACCATTAGGGGAAAGAGTTCTTGTGAAAAGAACTGAAGTTGAAAATAAAACAGCAAGTGGAATTTATATTCCTGATAATGCAAAAGAAAAACCTCATACTGCAGTTGTAAAAGCAGTTGGTTCAAAAGTTGAAGATGTTAAAGTTGGAGACACTGTAGTATTTGAGCAATATAGAGGTACTGAATTTACTCTTGAGGGTGAAGAATATTTAGTATTAAATCTTGAAAATATTATTGGAGTAATGTAAGATAAGTTGCAAAGCAATTTATTTACAAAAAATATTTATATAACTGAAAGGAAGAATTAATATGGCAAAAGAAGTAATGTTTAGTGATGTTGCAAGAAATAAATTATTTACAGGTGTAGAGAAATTAGCAGATGCTGTAAAAGTAACAATGGGACCAAGAGGAAGAAATGTATTATTACAAAAATCTTTTGGTGCACCTGCAATCACTAAAGATGGTGTATCAGTTGCAAGAGAAATTGAATTAGAAGACACTTTAGAAAATATGGGAGCTCAATTAGTAAAAGAAGTAGCTTCAAAAACTGCAGATGAAGCAGGAGATGGAACAACAACAGCAACAGTTTTAGCATACTCAATTTTTAAAGAGGGACTAAGAAATGTAACAGCTGGAGCTAATCCTATTACATTAAAAAGAGGAATGGATAAAGCTTGCGAAGCTATTTTAGCTGAACTTAAAGCTTCTTCAAAAGTTGTTGCAAATAAAACAGAGATTGAACAAGTTGCTACAATTTCAGCAAACTCTGATAAAGCAATTGGTTCTATGATTGCTGAAGCTATGGATAAAGTAGGAAAAGATGGAGTTATTACTGTTGAAGAAGCTAAGGGAATCTCTGATGAGTTAGATGTTGTTGAAGGTATGCAATTTGATAGAGGATACTTATCTCCATACTTTGTAACTAACTCAGAGAAAATGGTTGCTGAAATGGCTAATCCATTTATTTTATTATATGATAAAAAAATCTCAAATTTAAAAGAGATGTTACCTATTTTAGAAGCTGTAAATAAAACAGCAAGACCACTTTTAATTATTGCAGAAGATGTTGATGGTGAAGCATTAGCAACTTTAGTTGTAAATAGATTAAGAGGGTCATTAAATATTGCTGCTGTTAAAGCTCCAGGATTTGGTGATAGAAGAAAAGCAATGTTAGAAGATATTGCTGTATTAACAGGTGGTACAGTTGTTTCTGAAGAGATGGGAATGACTTTAGATGGCGCTACATTAGAGACTCTTGGTACTGCTTCTAGAATTGTGATTGATAAAGATAATACAACTATTGTAAATGGTGCAGGTGAAACAAGTGCTGTTGAAGCTAGAGTAAATCAAATTAGAAATGAAATAGCAAATACAACAAGTGATTATGATAGAGAAAAATTACAAGAAAGACTTGCAAAACTTTCTGGTGGAGTTGCTGTAATTAAAGTTGGTGCTGCAACAGAAACAGAAATGAAAGAGAAAAAAGACAGAGTTGATGATGCTTTAAGTGCAACAAGAGCTGCTGTTGAAGAAGGTATTGTAATTGGTGGAGGAGCAGCATTAATTAAAGCTGCTTCAAGAGTATCTTTAAATTTAGAAGGTGATGAGCAAATTGGTGCAGATATTGTATTAAGAGCTATTAAAGCACCTTTAAAACAAATTGCAATTAATGCTGGATATGATGCTGGTGTTGTTGTAAATGAAGTTGAAAAAGCACAAAGTCCTACTTATGGATTTGATGCAGCAACTGGTGAATATGTTGATATGTTTGAAGCTGGTATTGTAGATCCAGCTAAAGTTGAAAGAGTTGCAATGCAAAATGCTGTATCTGTAGCTTCTTTATTATTAACAACTGAAGCAACAGTTACTGAAATAAAATCTGAAAAACCAGCTATGCCTGATATGAGCGGAATGGGTATGCCAGGTATGATGTAATAGATGTCTATATCTGTCATTGTATCCTTTATGGATACAATGACTATATTTCTAACCACCACAGTTGTCTAATTTTGACTAAGTTCATTGTGGGAATATAATTTCTAATTTTATATTCATTTATAATCAATAAAAAGAAGTGAAAGATTTTTTTGTCAAATAAAGTATATATAGCGGTTAGTTAAGATGGATATATTGCGGATAAAAATGGTAGTGTTGATGATTAAGTATCGTACCAATAGACGGAGAAACTCAAACTAATTTTTTAAATTTTATTGATACTATTGATAGTTTAATTATGGGTAAAAATTTAAAGGTTTTGGTGGAGAATGGCCATATAATAAAAAAGTATTTGAGATAGTAGATACTAAAATAGTTTTAGAGCTATTTATACAAACGCATTATGAAAGAAAAAAGTAATATTATCAAAATTAAGGTGTCTAAATTTGTCTAAGTAAGTCTAAAAAAGTTACCCCCAAAAATTAATAAAGCATTTTTCCCCAACTCATTTCCTATCAAAAATTATTTTAATTTCTATATCTCATATGAATTGTTTTGAAATTTTAAAATGGGTAAAACAGCCAATTTCAAATATCTATAATAATATTAAAGATTAATTATACTTATATATATAGTTAGCTAAAATCATCATCAATTTTCATATCCTTTATAATATATTTTTATTTATGAGTGGTAGTTTAGTTTATCACAGGAGAGATTGTGCTTTTTAATTCATATGAATTTATTTTTGCTTTTTTACCATTTACATTTTTTATATATTTTTATCTTAATAAAAAGAGATTAACTAAAGCTTCAAATTTTTTTTTAGTTGCCTCATCACTTTTCTTTTACAGTTGGTGGAATCCAATTTATTTACCTCTTATATTAATCTCAATGATATTTAACTATGTAATTGGAACATCTCTGACAAAAAATAAAGAATATAGGAAAGTTTCAAAGAAACAATTACTTACTATAGCAATAGTAGCCAATATTGCTTTATTGGGATATTTTAAATATTCAGATTTTTTTATTTCAAATGTAAACTTTGTTTTAGGAACAGAAATAGCACTGTTATGTTTAGCATTACCATTAGCTATTTCATTTTTTACATTTCAACAAATAGCATATTTAGTTGATAGTTATAGAGGTAAAATAAAAGAGTATGATTTTATGAATTATGCAATATTCGTTACATTCTTTCCTCAATTAATAGCTGGCCCGATTGTTCATCATAAAGAAATGATGCCTCAATTTGCTAATGTAAGAAATAAAGTAATCAATTATAAAAATATTGCTTTTGGTTTGTTTATCTTTTCAATTGGATTATTTAAAAAAGTTGTAATGGCTGATACTTTTGCGGTATGGGCTACAGCAGGTTTTGATGAGGCAACTACTTTAAGTTTATTTGAAGCATGGGCAACTTCTTTATCGTATACATTTCAGTTATATTTCGATTTTAGTGGCTATACAGATATGGCTATTGGAGCAGCACTTTTATTTAACATTAAGTTACCAATCAATTTTAATTCCCCATATAAAGCTACTGATATACAAGACTTTTGGAGAAGGTGGCATATTACTTTAACTAGATTTTTAAGAGAGTATATTTATATCCCTTTAGGTGGTAATAGAAAAGGAAACTTTCGAACATATATCAACCTTATGGCTATATTTATTATTGGTGGATTTTGGCATGGAGCTGGTTGGACATTTATATTTTGGGGATTCTTACATGGATTTGCTTTGGTACTTCATAGAGCTTGGAGTAGTTTAGGATTTAAATTATACACTTGGCTTGCTTGGTTAGTTACTTTTAACTTTGTAAACATTGCTTGGGTCTTTTTTA
This genomic window contains:
- a CDS encoding polyprenyl synthetase family protein produces the protein MKELLVKFEDYLLNNLPSSNTFHPHFENALADMLKAGGKRFRPMLLLSIVKAYKSLLLSNSMPVALGLEYLHTYSLVHDDLPAMDNADLRRGFQTLHKKYDEVTAILVGDALNTHSFNLIANASLSNDIKVDLIKTLSSDGGIDGMIIGQAIDCHYENHKLELNQLEFLHLHKTAKLIAASLKMGAIICELDLALQERLYKFGLDIGLLFQIQDDIIDETQTEEEAGKTTQNDIAKNSFVNLLGLEGAISAANKLAFKCEEELNSFDTNLQDALKELLSKYLHRHKK
- the groL gene encoding chaperonin GroEL (60 kDa chaperone family; promotes refolding of misfolded polypeptides especially under stressful conditions; forms two stacked rings of heptamers to form a barrel-shaped 14mer; ends can be capped by GroES; misfolded proteins enter the barrel where they are refolded when GroES binds), translating into MAKEVMFSDVARNKLFTGVEKLADAVKVTMGPRGRNVLLQKSFGAPAITKDGVSVAREIELEDTLENMGAQLVKEVASKTADEAGDGTTTATVLAYSIFKEGLRNVTAGANPITLKRGMDKACEAILAELKASSKVVANKTEIEQVATISANSDKAIGSMIAEAMDKVGKDGVITVEEAKGISDELDVVEGMQFDRGYLSPYFVTNSEKMVAEMANPFILLYDKKISNLKEMLPILEAVNKTARPLLIIAEDVDGEALATLVVNRLRGSLNIAAVKAPGFGDRRKAMLEDIAVLTGGTVVSEEMGMTLDGATLETLGTASRIVIDKDNTTIVNGAGETSAVEARVNQIRNEIANTTSDYDREKLQERLAKLSGGVAVIKVGAATETEMKEKKDRVDDALSATRAAVEEGIVIGGGAALIKAASRVSLNLEGDEQIGADIVLRAIKAPLKQIAINAGYDAGVVVNEVEKAQSPTYGFDAATGEYVDMFEAGIVDPAKVERVAMQNAVSVASLLLTTEATVTEIKSEKPAMPDMSGMGMPGMM
- a CDS encoding response regulator, which produces MQEKIVELRKLKLLFVEDEDDLINIITDTLTKLQANFLTAQNGQDALKIVEENPDIDAVITDINMPIMNGLEMIKILKEKNPSIPVVIMSAHTEIEYIDKAKEFGVENYLLKPFDFIKFIELITTMEIKKHGI
- a CDS encoding response regulator, which codes for MAFDKEVLKRLRALYVEDDDNIRNELSSLLSNFFGKIYVAKDGKEGLETYLENKENIDVIISDINMPYLTGIEMIKKIRETNKDISVIFTTAYSDTAYLADAIKLKVYEYIVKPIDIRNLLVVLNELATILYQNDLIAKQNIELEKYKDVIDANNIVIKTNENMQITYVNELFCKTTGFSKEELLGKELNFLKHPDTDPQIYKDIYSSILNSNKEWKGRIKNITKENGYYVSDTYVITTTNDNGTITGSFCVQNDITEELNKKREVQLALMKDKGDIFIKSKAGSAEQTVIINNLKADINELERELVNLRVERDNYLYKVEKLSKDNKKLRSDLSYYISSSEKNKSVSNLTLKTNKENADLKIKVKKLNAKLEDTIEYYEKKCKQIEVNSQIEIDELEQELHDIKSKLGKIENAEVLTQKIEYWKEKAKSEAKKIEKLEREIMRSSDKGLIDKLFGMAK
- a CDS encoding (2Fe-2S) ferredoxin domain-containing protein — encoded protein: MQMPSMPQPTFYIFKCEQSAPPGMPKPSCVNQQTQELFNHLAQTLMQKGVFGPVQAIRTSCLGRCQMGPVMLVEPGHYMYSHLSKEKIDKIVEQHILGGEPVIEYLIPEQFWGEPVSLGK
- the panD gene encoding aspartate 1-decarboxylase, producing MTFDMLYSKIHRATVTDANLNYVGSITIDEELMNAAKLRVGQKVEIVNVNNGERFATYVIKGKAGSKDMCLNGAAARKVEIGDKIIVISYASYSEEELKSYKPTVVIVDEKNNIDTITNELVGSKDV
- a CDS encoding peptidylprolyl isomerase produces the protein MQVYAQTAIIKTSKGDIEIELRADLAPKAVENFSTHAKNGYYNGQIFHRVIKNFMIQGGDPTGTGRGGESIWQKPFEDEFAPNAVFDKPGILAMANAGANTNGSQFFITTVPAYWLNGKHTIFGYVTKGMDVLRKIENTPTNGQYQGNRPLVEQKIISIEIK
- a CDS encoding chemotaxis protein CheW — translated: MENNSTTNVEEKEIIDYANTSEYMTFELGAMKYAIELPKIREILTYPDIITPLPNTEDWVKGLINLRGEVVPILDIRIKFNTGKPVYNSNTAVIAVITKDKRMIGIVVDKVDDVQRLDTSALAPVSDMGSAIPSKYLKGFVRLQNNQMLVIMDIEAVVHKDELKD
- a CDS encoding YbaB/EbfC family nucleoid-associated protein, encoding MFDGMDFSKLNLNDMMNQVQDMASKAKEENASKIFTAKAGGGMVEISINGNSEVIDLQIDDSLLEDKDSLQILLISCMNDVIKQSDENKKMMAMSMLGGMGSFGQK
- the groES gene encoding co-chaperone GroES; the encoded protein is MNFKPLGERVLVKRTEVENKTASGIYIPDNAKEKPHTAVVKAVGSKVEDVKVGDTVVFEQYRGTEFTLEGEEYLVLNLENIIGVM
- a CDS encoding MBOAT family O-acyltransferase, translated to MLFNSYEFIFAFLPFTFFIYFYLNKKRLTKASNFFLVASSLFFYSWWNPIYLPLILISMIFNYVIGTSLTKNKEYRKVSKKQLLTIAIVANIALLGYFKYSDFFISNVNFVLGTEIALLCLALPLAISFFTFQQIAYLVDSYRGKIKEYDFMNYAIFVTFFPQLIAGPIVHHKEMMPQFANVRNKVINYKNIAFGLFIFSIGLFKKVVMADTFAVWATAGFDEATTLSLFEAWATSLSYTFQLYFDFSGYTDMAIGAALLFNIKLPINFNSPYKATDIQDFWRRWHITLTRFLREYIYIPLGGNRKGNFRTYINLMAIFIIGGFWHGAGWTFIFWGFLHGFALVLHRAWSSLGFKLYTWLAWLVTFNFVNIAWVFFRAKEWDDALKVLSGMLGLSGINLPNILSGKLAFLNHYGIEFGNFVINIKGDNFTPLWLLFGFILILVFRNTNQRINRFRLSKDNIIFYGVLCGVFLFVGVMFIGSESEFLYFNF
- a CDS encoding PAS domain-containing protein, yielding MAAGQETVLDEYAFLVSETDSKGIISFANDDFCKIAEYNLEELMGQPHNMVRHPDMPKKAFKSLWDSVQKGEIWTGYVKNATKSGGYYWVFATVYPFESCDGSKGYLSCRRRASEDEIKASEELYRKWKLEE